One stretch of Schizosaccharomyces pombe strain 972h- genome assembly, chromosome: III DNA includes these proteins:
- the tim9 gene encoding Tim9-Tim10 complex subunit Tim9 — MDRLNVKEQEHLTQVLEAKQLKEYLNMYSTLTQNCFSDCVQDFTSSKLSNKESECIAKCADKFLKHSERVGQRFAEFNAKYMGQ; from the exons ATGGATCGTTTGAACGTTAAAGAACAGGAGCACCTTACTCAAGTTTTGGAAGCTAAGCAATTAAAGGAATATCTTAAC ATGTATTCTACTTTGACTCAAAATTGCTTCTCAGATTGTGTTCAAGATTTCACCAGCTCCAAGTTGAGCAACAAAGAGTCTGAATGTATTGCAAAATGTGCcgacaaatttttaaaacactCTGAACGTGTCGGTCAAAGATTTGCTGAGTTCAATGCCAAATACATGGGTCAGTAA
- the gad8 gene encoding serine/threonine protein kinase (AGC family) Gad8, giving the protein MSWKLTKKLKETHLASAIGLNSGGSSFTRGLKNSTLSSTSSRKSSDEKSRKSSEDKRSPQSTVVQPGLLQVTIIEARNLKLPSGHVPANYGVSIDNSLLAPPLSNGSGHARSRSHAWWLPYIVVEFDKNEILVDALNTASLENPCWDYQATFDVSRYSKLSLNIYLRSSSSRSRNGMGNDAFLGGIKLSPSFIVNKLTDEWVPLHGGSGELRVQMLYKPNQSTPLTIDAFELLKVVGKGSFGKVMQVRKRDTSRIYALKTMKKAHIVSRSEVDHTLAERTVLAQVNNPFIVPLKFSFQSPGKLYLVLAFVNGGELFHHLQREGCFDTYRAKFYIAELLVALECLHEFNVIYRDLKPENILLDYTGHIALCDFGLCKLNMAKTDRTNTFCGTPEYLAPELLLGHGYTKVVDWWTLGVLLYEMITGLPPFYDENINEMYRKILQDPLRFPDNIDEKAKDLLSGLLTRAPEKRLGSGGAQEIKNHPFFDDIDWKKLCAKKIQPPFKPSVESAIDTSNFDSEFTSEIPMDSVVADSHLSETVQQRFANWSYQRPTTIDTSDDINTIAPGSVIR; this is encoded by the exons ATGTCCTGGAAACTTACAAAGA aattaaaagaaactcATCTAGCATCCGCTATTGGCCTGAACTCTGGCGGCTCTAGTTTTACTAGAGGTCTGAAAAACAGTACTTTATCCTCTACTTCTTCTCGTAAATCAAGTGATGAAAAATCTCGGAAAAGCTCGGAGGATAAACGGTCTCCCCAAAGTACCGTCGTGCAGCCTGGTTTATTGCAGGTCACAATTATAGAAGctagaaatttaaaattaccGTCGGGACATGTTCCTGCCAACTACGGGGTTTCCATTGACAATTCTTTACTTGCCCCTCCACTTAGTAATGGCTCGGGACACGCAAGGTCTCGTAGTCATGCTTGGTGGTTACCTTATATCGTCGTTGAATTCgacaaaaatgaaatctTAGTAGATGCTCTAAATACTGCAAGCCTTGAAAATCCTTGCTGGGATTATCAGGCAACTTTTGACGTTTCCCGTTATTCCAAACTCTCCCTGAATATTTACCTTCGTTCTTCATCCAGCCGCTCGCGCAACGGTATGGGGAATGACGCTTTCCTAGGCGGGATTAAACTGTCGCCTTCTTTCATTGTAAACAAGCTTACAGACGAATGGGTACCCCTGCATGGGGGTAGCGGTGAACTTCGTGTTCAAATGCTTTACAAACCCAATCAAAGTACCCCTTTAACCATTGATGCATTTGAACTATTGAAAGTGGTTGGCAAAGGCTCTTTTGGAAAAGTCATGCAAGTGCGTAAGCGTGACACTTCTCGTATCTATGCTTTAAAAACTATGAAAAAAGCCCACATTGTATCTCGCAGTGAAGTAGATCACACATTGGCTGAGAGGACAGTACTTGCTCAAGTTAATAACCCTTTTATTGTTCCATTAAAGTTCTCCTTTCAATCTCCCGGTAAGCTGTATCTTGTCCTGGCCTTTGTTAACGGTGGTGAGTTATTTCATCACTTACAAAGAGAAGGCTGTTTTGATACATATCGTGCCAAATTTTACATTGCTGAACTACTTGTTGCTTTGGAATGTTTGCATGAGTTCAACGTTATTTATCGAGACTTAAAACCGGAAAACATATTATTAGACTACACCGGTCATATTGCTTTGTGTGATTTTGGACTTTGTAAGCTAAACATGGCTAAAACCGATAGAACGAATACTTTTTGTGGCACCCCTGAATACCTCGCTCCTGAATTGCTTTTGGGTCATGGTTATACAAAAGTTGTTGACTGGTGGACTTTAGGTGTGCTACTTTACGAAATGATTACAGGACTTCCTCCTTTTTAtgatgaaaatataaacgAAATGTACCGAAAAATTCTTCAAGATCCCTTGCGATTCCCAGACAACATTGACGAGAAAGCAAAAGATTTATTGAGTGGATTGTTGACCCGCGCTCCAGAGAAGCGGCTGGGTAGTGGAGGGGCgcaagaaataaaaaatcaccCTTTCTTTGATGATATCGACTGGAAAAAGTTATGCGCCAAGAAGATACAGCCACCCTTTAAACCAAGCGTTGAATCAGCTATCGATACTAGTAATTTTGATTCTGAATTTACATCGGAAATCCCAATGGATAGTGTTGTTGCCGATTCTCACTTATCTGAAACCGTTCAACAAAGGTTTGCCAATTGGAGCTATCAACGACCAACAACCATTGATACATCCGACGACATTAATACAATAGCACCTGGAAGTGTCATTAGGTGA